The sequence tagcaaaaccataactttgctccccctaattgaataatggggatgcatttgctgcacttgctccattgctcaggcGCCTATGGACATGCTGATATTGTTGCATCAGGCCCAGTTGTTGTGGGTTAGTAAATAGCTCCAATGCGTAAACTAATTTCCCATTAAAAGCCCTGCACACCAAcggcacacccacacaggtgattTCACTTATTCTGGCTGATTCTCAGATCTGTGTGGGTGTCTACAggctgtttgattgacatctaCATGACTCTATTGTTGGTGTTGTTGCATCTGTTACACctttatcattgttattatttcGAGTAATCCAGTGACCTCATCTAGACCCCAGTATAGTTTTAACCTTGCGCGGGTGAACCTGAGCAGAAGCCTAATCAGCCAAAATAACTGAAAGCACCTGTGTGCGTGTGAATAATTTCAAGCTAAGGTATCGCGTTTGCTATTTCTAGCTTCATTACAGGCACCCCTACACATTTGTGCCGACAGTTTCATGCTATTTTACACTCTGTGGTGGTAATGTGGCTAGAAACACAGCATTGctacaggaagaggaaaagacTGCTAGCTAACAAACGTGGCTGTAAATAATGCAGGTTTGAAAGtatgaagtaaatgttttttcaaatgttttatgaggaaagaGTTACAGTATGTCTCAAGGAAGCACACAATGTGTTCTGGtaagaaacaatgaaaatataactctttgtttaaaagaaaattacagtCATCTTTGTGCCTGTGCCGTGTGCGTGTGTTGGTAGGTGGCACTATACAAACATAAAGGTAAAAACATCCATCTTTAAACACATGGACATAGTTGTTAGACAAAggcatctgtgtttgtgctaATCTAAGCTAAACACAAGAACAGGAAATTGAATTTAATGATACTTCAAGTGGTCAGAATAAAGAGAATGCTTTGgaaacaatacaaacacaacaattacGTGCATGTACATCTCTTATCAATGGAAAATAGATCACTGGTTTGTCTAAGAGGAAGTTCATGCTCTGCGTTTCAGCCAATCACCATGATTTCcattttgtaaatgttgatCACCTTGTAACCAAACCTTCCATCTGGGTGAGAAGACATCAGTTGTGAAGACGAGAGCTGTACCACAATGATCCGACGACTGGCTGCTTTGATTCTTCTTTCTGCAGTGTGTAAGTACAATTCTCATCAGATGTGAAAAACCATTTAGTCTGAGCAGTCTGTGATAATAATACATATGAGACAAGGTCTTgtaaaaatttacatttttcattgttttagtgCTGTTGTCTAGTAAGtcccttctgtttttcttcagctctgaTTCAAACTGCAGAGGTTCCTCACCTGATCTCTTTGACTTTGGTTGAACCTGGTGACAATGTTACTTTTCATTGTACAGTCTCTGAGAATGACAGATTCCTTCTCTGGTATAAGCAGACTCTTGGACATATGGGCCAAACAGTCGCTTCTGGACTCGTTGGCAAAGTAACAGTCAGTGACCAATTCAAAGAGTCTCGTTTCACTGTCGCAAAAGATGGTGCTCAGTATTCTCTCATCATCAGAAATGTAAGCAAAGAAGATGAAGCAACATATTTTTGTCAAAGTGGAGCAGCATATTCACAGACGTTCATCAATGGCACATTCTTGGCTGTGAATGGTAAAAATAATTTGTGCCTTATTTCAAtgatcatttacatttttaagtcaTTCACATAATTTAGATTGTAAATTccttttgttgcatttctttttaaatgttgttttactgaatcacacagacaacaaacagcagaaatcaGTCTATGTGAAACAAAGTCCGGAGACAGCATCTGTCCAGCTGGGGGACGTACTGACTCTTCAATGTTCACTGCTTTCCAagaacacaacagaaaacacagatcaGTGTCCAGGTGTATGCAGTGTGTACTGGTTCAGAGCTGGATCAGGAGGATTTCATCCAGGCATCATTTATACTCACAGGAGTGATGAACGTTTGGAGAGGAGCTGTGTCTACAGTCTGTCCAAAACTATACAGGACTCCTCTGATACTGGGACTTACTACTGTGCTGTGGTCACATGTGGAGAGATCCTGCTTGGTGAAGGAACTAAAGTGGACACAAGTATGTATTTACAGttgtatttaaattataaatagattttgcataaatgtatttagcctggttaaaatatattagattttggctttttaaaaatgtatcattagTTTGTTGCTTTCTCCAAAGTTTAAAtttcccctccactcaaaaatatgttcttcTTCCTGctacttcagttggatgtttgaacaTTAGCAGAAatttgcagaatgatgtatgtgcagacttCTTGTAACAATCCAACAAGTTTGGAAGCCAGTTCTGGTCTAGTTTGTACTAGTTCTTACTCAAGTGTGATGTGGGAACTTGAAGCCTtgagtgcacatacactgagaattgactCTTTGGTGAAGttggaaacatcttgtgtccagcagttgaacttttgaaatgaacaatatttacatattcatagattatgGATTTTTAATAAGGGAGAAGGTGTAGATGCAATTTCAAGAATTtaaatgaggttttttttatatttcttaaaatatgtcttGAGGGGATTTTTAAGAAGGTTTCATAGAGCCCTATTTTAACCACACAAGTGCAACAACAAGTGCAGAGTGGTAGGTCTTGGGTGCACTGACTGTGTGGGTGTCTTCATGCACACTTGCTATTTTGGtttatgtatgtgcagcagcacCAAGTGCAAAAAGGCTGGGTGAAGGTGAATGAAGATCAGTTGGTGtgatgattattaaatactcttTCAGTCAGTCACATTCCTGATCTCAGCTCAGAAACAGCTGTGCCAATCAAAGTTAAGCATGATAATGAGAGATGAACAAAGGGAAAggttttcttcaggaaatgtctgcgCCACACCATGAACACTCATCACCACAAATCCAAAGACAGATGGTGTAGggtttttcatcagttttatttttatttatttattagtttatttgtctgGGACGATGCAAAAAATATTGTaacaggttaaaataacatgaaacagatgtatTGCATATAAGATTTATAGCCAAGTCTAATTTGCAACCCCTGTCCCTGGTTAGGCTTTTCTACTTAAAATAGTCATAACGTATCACTAccagaaatacattaattaaataaagttcATAATAAATAGTGAGTAATAGTTGATTAGGCTActataataatgttaaaataaaaaaaattaaaaaaaaataatttgatgaAGTTTATATGATTGCATTGGACTGACACTAATTCATCcataattatcatttataaatcaaattGTGTTTATCAGCATTTGTCAAGTCCAAAACTCAAATGAAAGGAGAGGATACTTTTGACTAAACAATACACATACTCTATGTATagaaagtaaaaagtaaaatactcTTATTCCAACACCAACTCAACAGTTATTTAGAttgttgacaaaatgtaattaataccACTCAGTTTCTATTAGCAAATGATTACTCCTGACAGtccattaataaataaagtttaatgtcTCTTTGGAAATTTTTTGGTTCCAGGATCAGGGTTGGATCCAGTTGTCGTTCTACTTGGAGCGCTGTTGGCCTGCTGTGTGACTGTGATTGCTGTCCTTATTTTCTACATTAATGGGAGGAGAGTTTTTGAACATTGCAATGGTAGGTTCACCGTATCTTACTTTTTGTttcaattaaatcaaatcaaatcaactttatttatatagcactttacacacaacacagttgaTCCTAAGTGCTTCCcagcacacagagaggaagacaaaacaaaacagagaaaagagagaaagaagagacagaCTTACAGAGACTTCAGGAAAAACATCTGGGCTGGATTAAGTTAGTCACAGTTAAAGGCTTATGAATAGAAGTATGTCTTAAGATGACACTTGAAAATCTCAATGATGGGGGAGAATTGGATGGTGGGAGGAGCAGAATTCCATAATTGTGGGGCAGTAATAGACTAAGCCCTGTCCCCGTAGCACTTTGTCCTGGACCTAAGGATAGACAGTAGTCTTTGGTCAGATGATCTCAGTTCTCTGACAGTGTGATACGGGTATAGGAGTTCTGTAATGTAAGAGGGGGCAAATCCATTAAACActttgtaaacaaacagcattttaaaatcagttctttAGCTAACAGGCAGCCAGTGTAGAGAGGCAAGAATGGGTGTGATATGTTCCCTCTTTTTTGACCTTGTCAAATCTCGTGCTGCTACATTTTGAACTAGTTGGAATTGTGATAAACAAGATTGTGTGATACCAAAATATAACAAGTTGCAGTAATAAAGGTGTGAAGATATGAAGGCATGGATGACTTTCTCCAGGTCAGTGGTACAGAGAACTGATCTGAGTTTGGAGATGACACGGAGCTGCATGAAACTTAACTTTACAAcctgatttatttgtttgtcaaaCTTCAATCTTGAATCAAAAATGCATGTGATTTAACAGAAGGCACCAATGGGCCAAGATGAGGAGAAATAATTTTGGTTGAATTCTGTGGTccaaataaaataactttttattctcATTGAGGTGGAGAAAATTTGCAGCCATCCAGGATTTGATGTCTTGAAGACAGTTATTGAGGTTGTTTAGTTTGTTGTAGTTATTGGGCTCTAGGTGGAGGTAGATCTGTGTGTCATCCGCATAATCTGCAGTGAAAGAAATGTACATTTGATTAATGTGACCTAGTGGAAGCAAATAGAAGGAGAACAGGATTGGACCAAGAATAGAGCCTTGGGGGACACCATAGGACAAgggggcagaagaagaagataagTTGCTAATAGAGACACTGAAGGATCTGTTGGACAAATATGAAGAGAACCAGTTTAATGCGGGGCCAGAAACCCCTGCCCACTGGTTTAACCTGTGAATGAGAATGGAATGATCTCCAGTGTCAAAGGCTGCAGTTAGGTCTAAGAGCAAAAGGACAGAGCAGTTACTTGAGTCAGCAGATAAAAGGAGGTCATTTATTATTCTCAGTAATGTAGATTCTGTATCATGAAGAGGTCTGAAGCCGGATTGGAATTTTTCAAAGATGCCCTTTCGAGCCAGGTGGGACAACAGTTGATTAAAATCTACAGTGTCAAGGATTTTAGAAAGACAGGGGAGTTTGGAGATTGGCCTGTAATTATTGAGGACTGTAGGGTCTAGATTCTGTTTTGTTAAAAGTGGCTTGACACTGGCTGGTTTCCAGGAAGCTACTGATAATTGAAAGAATGCTGGGGCCAATGGTGCCAATAACGTCTTTGAGGAGTTTAGTTGGAATAATGTCAAGAGAGCAGGTGGAGGTTTTCATAGAAGAGATGATATGATGAAGTTCTGGTAGAGTGATGGAGTTAAGGGAATTTAGAACTGCGGTGTTCTCAGAGGAGATGGACAGGCTATTTACAAATGGAATGATACTAGCTCTGATGTTAAGTACTTTGTCTTTAAAGAATTGTAGGAATCCTCACATTTAGAGACAGATGCTTCATAATATGAGGTGGGAGTGGAGGAGGTGACAGACTTTAATATGCTAAAAAGTACCCTGGGATTATGACAGTTTTTGTCAATGAGATTAGAAAAATGTTGAGCCCTAGCATTTTTGACAGCCAGCTGGTATTTCTCCAACAGATCCTTCAGAGTTTGAAATGAGATCTGTATTTTATCCAGCTTCCACCTCCGCTCTTCCTTTCTGCATGCTCTCCTTATTTCTCtaatattactgttattaagCCATGGTAAGGCCAGAGGCTTTCGTATTTTAGTTCTGACTGGTGCAACAGAGTCAGTGGTGGCCAAAACATTACTGTTAAAAAGTGAGACAAATTCTTCTGTGCTCACATGAGATGGTGCAGTCTCAATACTGGTGGTGATGGGAACCCCTCTATAGGCTTCTGCAAACCTAGTGGCAGTGGAAGAATTTAACATGCGGGAACGAAGAAGTGCAGGGTGGACATGAGAAGCGTGTGGCAAATTGAGATAATAACTAATAGCCCTGTGATCAGAATGGTTAAAATCTTCTCTCACAGTGTTGTAGATAGAGAGACTTGAGGAGAGAACTATGTCTTGGATGTGTCCTTTAACATGGATTGTTTACAGATCACTGGAGACCAAAGGATTCAAATAAATTGATAAGATCATGGGTCATGGCTTCAGAGGGACAGCAAATGTGAATGTTGAAATCTCTGAGAATgagaatattgtcatattttggaGCAATGTGGGAGAGGAGATCAGAGAATTCATTGATAAAGTCCATATTGGGCTTAGGGGTCTGTACAGTAGTAGGCAGAAGACTGGTGAGACGCCATCTATCACAAAAGCCAAAGGTTCAAAAGGTGAAACAGGCCCTATGGAGATAATGGAGCACTTGAGGGCATTTTCGTGAATTACGGCAACCCCACCACCTCGTGTGACCTGGATTGATGAAAATGAGAGTAGCCTGGAGGATTGGCTTCGGTGAGAGGGGAGGGGTCATCAGGGGTAAGCCATGTCTCAGTgatgaaaaaacagttttgggaCATAATGACATCTTGACAGATAAATGATTTGTTAGACAGCGATCTCACATTCAGCAGACCAAatttggagggagggagggagggagggagggagggagggagtgtgtgGTGAGGATGGAACTATAGTGTGTGTAATAGTAATAAGATTGTCATAATTTACTGAACAGGATACTGTGGGAACAGAATTATGGTGTCTGAGTGTTAGGCAGATTGGGATGTGATTAACAGGTAGTTCAGCTGAATGTGAGTTTGACAGTCCATGCCCCATGAGTGGTAGGGGTAGATTTGGCCAGTTGAAATTTCACTCATAAAAGGGACCCTGCCAGTGGATTTATGGTGGCAGTGAAcgttattttgattattttggcaGTGAACATTATTTTGATCATGTGTGTGGATTACCTCATGGCGGCATGGACTGTCTCAGACCCTCTGACAGGCATTCTGAAGGTTAACCAATGCATAGTCAATTTTTCCAGAGAGCAATCTTGCCCCGTGTAGGTTGGATGGAGTCCGTTGGCTCTGTACAGTTGGCTGTGGCATGTCCACGTTCATTCTGCTGCATCGGATTCTTGTTTCAGCTAGGTGTGCAGTGACAGCAAACGGGAAAACCAACCATAGCCCTGCCCAAGGGACGGGATCGGACCAGAAATGAGGATGCGTTTCCCAGTGTCTTGAAGGGCAGAGATGAGCAGTTGGAAGTCAGCATGGAGGATTTCTGACTGTTGTTGGCTGATGTCATTTGATCCCACATGAATAACCAGGTTGGAGCAGTCTGGATGACATTCAAGGACAAAAGGCAGTTTATCACAAATGTCTTAAACACGGGCTCCAGGAAAGCAGAACATGTGGGCACCTTTGGCTCTGATGT comes from Thunnus maccoyii chromosome 8, fThuMac1.1, whole genome shotgun sequence and encodes:
- the LOC121901464 gene encoding uncharacterized protein LOC121901464; the encoded protein is MIRRLAALILLSAVSLIQTAEVPHLISLTLVEPGDNVTFHCTVSENDRFLLWYKQTLGHMGQTVASGLVGKVTVSDQFKESRFTVAKDGAQYSLIIRNVSKEDEATYFCQSGAAYSQTFINGTFLAVNDNKQQKSVYVKQSPETASVQLGDVLTLQCSLLSKNTTENTDQCPGVCSVYWFRAGSGGFHPGIIYTHRSDERLERSCVYSLSKTIQDSSDTGTYYCAVVTCGEILLGEGTKVDTRSGLDPVVVLLGALLACCVTVIAVLIFYINGRRVFEHCNGGARASHDLGHEKPTVEQSNDLDGQAKAVNYAALDFSNMKVKRGNKMRRENTKCVYSDVRSDYHTKQHPSL